From a region of the Bradyrhizobium sp. KBS0727 genome:
- a CDS encoding polysaccharide biosynthesis/export family protein, with amino-acid sequence MRVARAFRLSITATMTALALSGCMRTAGPVAVAPQSDLDSMAYGQPYSPPPLAVAADSGGGAIGALRSAFAAAPRDASAPPPAQVAQVTQAAYVEPMRAAAPARYDAVYHLDAGDKLRVVVYGQEGLTNTYAIDAGGSITMPLIGSVPARGRTTAGLASEISVKLRGGFIRDPSVAVEIESYRPFFILGEVAAPGQYPYVPNMTVESAVAIAGGFSPRARRDSVTVTHTDVSGTGRFVVLPGTSISPGDTVLVGERWF; translated from the coding sequence GTGCGGGTTGCGCGCGCGTTTCGATTATCGATCACTGCGACCATGACCGCGCTGGCTCTGTCAGGATGCATGCGGACGGCCGGACCCGTTGCGGTCGCGCCGCAAAGCGATCTCGATTCGATGGCCTATGGCCAGCCGTACAGCCCGCCGCCGCTCGCGGTCGCGGCGGATTCGGGTGGCGGCGCCATCGGCGCGCTTCGCTCCGCCTTCGCGGCCGCCCCGCGTGATGCTTCGGCGCCTCCGCCCGCACAGGTCGCCCAAGTAACCCAAGCAGCCTATGTCGAGCCGATGCGGGCGGCGGCGCCGGCACGATACGACGCGGTCTATCATCTCGATGCCGGCGACAAGCTACGCGTCGTGGTCTACGGACAGGAAGGCCTCACCAACACCTATGCGATCGACGCCGGCGGCTCGATCACCATGCCGCTGATCGGCTCGGTGCCGGCGCGCGGCCGCACCACGGCGGGACTGGCGTCGGAGATATCGGTCAAGCTGCGCGGCGGATTCATCCGCGACCCCTCGGTCGCCGTCGAGATCGAATCCTACCGGCCGTTCTTCATCCTGGGCGAGGTGGCTGCCCCCGGGCAATATCCCTACGTGCCGAACATGACGGTCGAGAGCGCGGTGGCGATCGCCGGCGGCTTCTCGCCGCGCGCCCGCCGCGACAGCGTCACGGTGACCCACACCGATGTGTCGGGAACCGGCCGCTTCGTGGTCCTGCCCGGCACCTCGATCAGCCCCGGCGACACCGTGCTGGTCGGCGAGCGCTGGTTCTAG
- the msrA gene encoding peptide-methionine (S)-S-oxide reductase MsrA, with protein MLFMRKTTALPSAAEALPGRAAPIPTATTHFVNGRKLQPPYPEGLEQAVFGLGCFWGAERKFWELGDGIYTTAVGYAGGHTPNPTYEETCSGRTGHTEAVLVVFDPKKISYEQLLKTFWENHNPTQGMRQGNDVGTQYRSAIYTFGDAQRKAADASKAVYQKALAAKGLGPITTEIAPSGEFYFAEDYHQQYLAKNPAGYCGLGGTGVSCPIGVGVTA; from the coding sequence ATGTTGTTCATGCGCAAGACCACCGCGTTGCCGAGCGCCGCCGAAGCGCTGCCCGGCCGTGCCGCGCCGATCCCGACCGCCACCACCCACTTCGTCAACGGCCGCAAGTTGCAGCCGCCCTATCCCGAAGGTCTCGAACAGGCGGTGTTCGGGCTCGGCTGTTTCTGGGGCGCGGAGCGCAAGTTCTGGGAGCTCGGGGACGGCATCTATACGACGGCCGTCGGTTATGCCGGAGGTCACACCCCCAATCCGACCTATGAAGAGACCTGCTCGGGCCGCACCGGTCACACCGAAGCGGTGCTGGTCGTGTTCGATCCGAAGAAGATCTCCTACGAGCAGTTGCTGAAGACGTTCTGGGAAAATCACAACCCGACGCAGGGCATGCGCCAGGGCAACGATGTCGGCACCCAGTATCGTTCCGCGATCTACACGTTCGGCGACGCGCAGCGCAAAGCGGCTGACGCGTCGAAGGCTGTGTATCAGAAGGCGCTGGCGGCCAAGGGGCTCGGCCCCATCACCACCGAGATCGCGCCATCCGGCGAATTCTATTTTGCCGAGGATTATCATCAGCAATATCTCGCCAAGAATCCGGCGGGCTATTGCGGACTGGGCGGCACCGGCGTGTCGTGCCCGATCGGTGTCGGCGTCACCGCCTGA
- the rpsT gene encoding 30S ribosomal protein S20 — MANTTSAKKATRKIARRTIINKSRRTQMRGAVRTVEEAIKSGDRDAALKAMKHAEPELMQAAQRNIIHKNNASRKVSRLTHQIAKLATKLAK; from the coding sequence ATGGCCAATACCACCTCCGCCAAAAAGGCGACCCGCAAGATTGCCCGCCGCACCATCATCAACAAGTCGCGCCGTACCCAGATGCGCGGCGCGGTGCGCACCGTCGAGGAAGCGATCAAGAGCGGCGACCGCGATGCAGCACTGAAAGCGATGAAGCATGCGGAACCCGAACTGATGCAGGCAGCGCAGCGCAACATCATTCACAAGAACAATGCGAGCCGGAAGGTGTCGCGCCTGACGCACCAGATCGCCAAGCTGGCGACCAAGCTCGCGAAGTGA